One segment of Streptomyces sp. NA02950 DNA contains the following:
- a CDS encoding Dyp-type peroxidase → MASPAPREVIPQPVLTPLTSAAIFLVVTVDPGGEPDTRDLLSDVAALQRAVGFRAPNGELSCVVGIGSAVWDRLFDGPRPAELHPLRELVGARHRAVSTPGDLLFHIRATRLDLCFGLATEIMDRLRGAVTVRDETHGFKYFDVRDLLGFVDGTENPEGPAANTAVLIGEEDAEFAGGSYVIVQKYLHDLRAWNALPVEAQEKVIGRTKLSDIELDDAVKPDDSHVALTTITDPDGTERQILRDNMPFGSAGQGEFGTYFIGYARTPSVTERMLENMFLGSPPATHDRILDFSTAVTGTLFFVPSADFLEDLPDPPATAAERTDGPAPGADDAAPRTPAIRLTAPTGTPAHDGSLGIGDVKRSASDEEPAP, encoded by the coding sequence ATGGCCTCTCCCGCCCCGCGGGAGGTGATCCCGCAGCCGGTGCTCACCCCGCTGACCAGCGCGGCCATCTTCCTGGTGGTGACCGTCGACCCGGGCGGCGAACCCGACACACGGGATCTGCTGTCCGATGTCGCCGCACTCCAGCGGGCCGTCGGTTTCCGTGCCCCCAACGGCGAGCTGAGCTGTGTGGTCGGCATCGGCTCCGCCGTCTGGGACCGGCTGTTCGACGGACCGCGCCCGGCCGAACTGCATCCGCTGCGCGAACTGGTGGGCGCCCGCCACCGTGCCGTGTCCACCCCCGGCGATCTGCTCTTCCACATCCGGGCCACCCGGCTCGACCTGTGCTTCGGGCTGGCCACCGAGATCATGGACCGGCTGCGCGGCGCGGTCACGGTCCGCGACGAGACGCACGGCTTCAAGTACTTCGACGTACGCGATCTGCTCGGCTTCGTGGACGGCACCGAGAACCCGGAGGGGCCCGCGGCGAACACGGCGGTCCTCATCGGTGAGGAGGACGCGGAATTCGCGGGCGGCAGCTATGTGATCGTGCAGAAGTACCTGCACGATCTGCGGGCCTGGAACGCCCTGCCGGTCGAGGCCCAGGAGAAGGTGATCGGCCGGACGAAACTGTCCGACATCGAACTGGACGACGCGGTCAAGCCGGACGACTCGCATGTCGCCCTGACCACCATTACCGACCCCGACGGCACCGAGCGGCAGATCCTCCGCGACAACATGCCCTTCGGCAGTGCCGGACAGGGCGAGTTCGGCACCTACTTCATCGGTTACGCCCGTACGCCCTCCGTCACGGAACGGATGCTGGAGAACATGTTCCTGGGCAGCCCGCCGGCCACCCACGACCGGATCCTGGACTTCTCCACGGCCGTGACCGGCACGCTGTTCTTCGTGCCCAGCGCCGACTTCCTCGAGGACCTGCCCGATCCGCCCGCCACCGCGGCCGAGCGCACCGACGGACCCGCCCCCGGCGCGGACGACGCGGCGCCACGGACGCCCGCGATCCGGCTCACCGCACCGACCGGCACACCGGCGCACGACGGTTCCCTGGGGATCGGCGATGTGAAGAGGAGCGCCTCCGATGAAGAACCTGCACCGTGA
- a CDS encoding Glu/Leu/Phe/Val dehydrogenase, whose amino-acid sequence MTDALSLIDDWGPEKVVVVSHRRTGMKGVLVIDNTARGIGKGGTRMSPGVTVGEVARLARVMTWKWASVDLFYGGAKAGIVADPSSPGKEAVLRAFARALSNEVPREYVMGLDMGLTECDAAIIQDELGDRGAAVGTPEHLGGVAYDKLGVTGYGVAEAADAAVGSLGLPLAGARVAIQGFGAVGSAAARRFAELGAGVVAVSTAHGSVHDPSGLDVAELLAARDEHGDHFVTRHRQGTALPPGAELTADCDVLVPAALQDVISRDTARQIKAKVVVEGANLPTSEEAQGILAERGITVLPDFVANAGGVVAAAFAMDARYSGFPPDTAAIFETVSTRLRANTVTVLEEARRRSATPHTAGRGLAEERVRAAMRSKGRLPRG is encoded by the coding sequence GTGACTGACGCACTCTCGCTCATCGACGACTGGGGACCGGAGAAGGTCGTGGTCGTCTCCCACCGGCGCACCGGTATGAAGGGCGTGCTGGTCATCGACAACACCGCACGCGGCATCGGCAAGGGCGGAACGCGGATGAGCCCCGGGGTGACCGTCGGGGAAGTGGCGCGCCTGGCCCGGGTGATGACCTGGAAGTGGGCGAGCGTGGACCTGTTCTACGGGGGTGCCAAGGCGGGCATCGTGGCCGATCCCTCCTCCCCCGGCAAGGAGGCCGTGCTGCGCGCGTTCGCCCGGGCCCTGTCCAACGAGGTGCCGCGCGAGTATGTGATGGGTCTGGACATGGGACTGACCGAATGCGACGCGGCCATCATCCAGGACGAGCTGGGCGACCGGGGCGCCGCCGTCGGCACCCCGGAACACCTCGGCGGCGTGGCGTACGACAAGCTCGGTGTCACCGGCTACGGAGTGGCCGAGGCGGCCGACGCGGCGGTGGGGAGCCTGGGGCTGCCGCTGGCCGGGGCGCGGGTGGCGATCCAGGGGTTCGGCGCGGTGGGCAGCGCCGCCGCGCGCCGCTTCGCCGAGCTGGGCGCCGGTGTGGTGGCGGTGTCCACCGCCCACGGCTCGGTGCACGACCCCAGCGGGCTCGATGTGGCGGAGCTGCTGGCGGCCCGCGACGAGCACGGCGACCACTTCGTCACCCGCCACCGCCAGGGCACCGCGCTGCCGCCCGGCGCCGAGCTCACGGCGGACTGCGACGTCCTGGTCCCGGCCGCGCTCCAGGACGTCATCAGCCGGGACACCGCCCGGCAGATCAAGGCCAAGGTGGTGGTGGAGGGGGCGAATCTGCCCACCTCGGAGGAGGCACAGGGCATCCTCGCGGAGCGGGGCATCACCGTGCTCCCCGACTTCGTGGCCAACGCCGGAGGGGTCGTGGCCGCCGCCTTCGCCATGGACGCCCGCTACTCGGGCTTCCCCCCGGACACCGCAGCCATCTTCGAGACGGTCTCGACGCGGCTGCGGGCCAACACGGTGACCGTCCTGGAGGAGGCGCGCCGCCGGTCCGCCACCCCGCACACCGCGGGCCGCGGACTGGCCGAGGAGCGGGTACGCGCCGCGATGCGCAGCAAGGGGCGGCTGCCCCGCGGCTGA
- a CDS encoding family 1 encapsulin nanocompartment shell protein, translating to MKNLHRELAPVSDAAWADLEEEARRTFKRHVAGRRIVDVPEPAGLELASVGTGHLTAIDPPAKGVVAHTRRSEPVVELRVPFTVDRRQVDSVERGAKDADWQPVKDAARKIAFAEDRAVFEGYPAAGITGIRRSGSNPELTLPAEVRDYPNAISQAVTILRLAGVEGAYTLALSAEAYTAVNETSDHGYPIHKHIDRVLDGDIIWAPAIDGAFLLSTRGGDFELHIGQDVSIGYLSHDENRVRLYFQETLTFLMYTSEAAVALAPAPGRRRK from the coding sequence ATGAAGAACCTGCACCGTGAACTGGCGCCCGTCTCCGACGCGGCATGGGCGGATCTGGAGGAGGAGGCGCGGCGCACCTTCAAGCGCCATGTGGCGGGCCGCCGCATCGTCGATGTGCCCGAACCGGCGGGCCTGGAGCTGGCGTCGGTCGGCACCGGGCATCTGACGGCCATCGATCCGCCGGCCAAGGGCGTGGTCGCGCACACCCGCCGGTCCGAGCCGGTCGTCGAACTGCGGGTCCCCTTCACCGTCGACCGCCGTCAGGTCGACTCCGTGGAACGCGGCGCCAAGGACGCGGACTGGCAGCCGGTCAAGGACGCCGCGCGCAAGATCGCGTTCGCCGAGGACCGGGCGGTGTTCGAGGGATACCCGGCGGCGGGCATCACCGGTATCCGCCGCAGCGGCTCCAACCCCGAGCTGACCCTCCCGGCGGAGGTGCGCGACTATCCCAACGCCATCAGCCAGGCGGTGACCATCCTGCGGCTGGCGGGTGTCGAGGGCGCGTACACCCTCGCGCTCAGCGCGGAGGCGTACACCGCCGTGAACGAGACGTCCGACCACGGCTATCCGATCCACAAGCACATCGACCGGGTGCTGGACGGCGACATCATCTGGGCGCCCGCCATCGACGGCGCCTTCCTGCTGTCCACCCGGGGCGGCGACTTCGAACTCCACATCGGCCAGGACGTGTCCATCGGCTATCTCTCCCACGACGAGAACCGGGTCCGGCTGTACTTCCAGGAGACGCTGACCTTCCTGATGTACACGAGTGAGGCCGCGGTGGCGCTCGCTCCCGCGCCCGGCAGAAGGCGGAAGTGA
- a CDS encoding MarR family winged helix-turn-helix transcriptional regulator, translating into MTAGSSTSWPRSAASGTPFQLTADALVETSMGTSDAITNRIDRPAARGLATRETDPGSRRSAPITLTDEGLRLVDTAVSTHVANEERLLAPLSGRERDQLAGLPRKLLIGFGDTPST; encoded by the coding sequence GTGACGGCGGGGAGTTCGACATCCTGGCCACGCTCCGCCGCTTCCGGAACCCCCTTCCAGCTGACCGCGGACGCCCTGGTCGAGACGTCGATGGGCACCTCGGACGCCATCACCAACCGGATCGACCGGCCGGCCGCCCGCGGGCTGGCCACCCGGGAGACCGACCCCGGCAGCCGGCGCAGTGCGCCCATCACGCTCACCGACGAGGGACTGCGCCTGGTGGACACCGCGGTCTCGACCCATGTCGCGAACGAGGAACGCCTGCTCGCGCCGCTCAGCGGGCGCGAACGCGACCAACTGGCCGGGCTGCCGCGCAAACTGCTCATCGGCTTCGGCGACACACCGTCCACCTGA
- a CDS encoding PP2C family protein-serine/threonine phosphatase has product MGAHEVTAWDRWSRRLHEAAVRPGATEGLMEERQGAGLLALVPGLLLVGGVLADVLGPVPYSGLPLLAAAPLVGCMVLPFRGAMITAVCACVVSVGTDLVVHRPVLALVVDLLDVAVISAIALWLKWVVRRQGKRFAAVRAVAEVAQRAVLPPLPPTVGALSVATRYECAYAEAQIGGDFYAVQASPFGVRALIGDVRGKGLPAVSAMAVMTSAFREAAGRMPSLRALADHLDRVLMRLAADTGDATDSLERFATAVLVEIRVDEGVLHVCNRGHPPPYLIRDGEVRSLEPAVAGLPLGMGLPEGEAPPGTDTFAFRRGDYLLLVTDGVTEARDAKGTYYEPRTGLSGRGFHGASHLVDTLVAEVTAWTGGQRQDDMAILVLTPLPTPPSEPSG; this is encoded by the coding sequence GTGGGTGCACACGAGGTGACGGCCTGGGACCGGTGGTCCCGGCGGCTCCACGAGGCCGCGGTGCGGCCCGGGGCCACCGAGGGCCTCATGGAGGAGCGCCAGGGGGCGGGACTGCTCGCCCTGGTCCCCGGTCTGCTGCTGGTCGGCGGTGTACTGGCGGACGTGCTCGGCCCGGTGCCGTACTCGGGGCTGCCGCTGCTCGCCGCCGCCCCGCTCGTGGGGTGCATGGTGCTGCCGTTCCGGGGTGCCATGATCACCGCGGTGTGTGCGTGTGTGGTGTCGGTGGGCACGGATCTGGTGGTCCACCGCCCGGTGCTGGCGCTGGTGGTCGATCTGCTGGACGTGGCGGTGATCAGCGCGATCGCGCTGTGGCTGAAGTGGGTGGTGCGCCGCCAGGGGAAGCGGTTTGCGGCGGTGCGGGCGGTCGCCGAAGTGGCCCAGCGTGCGGTGCTGCCACCGCTGCCCCCAACGGTGGGGGCGCTGTCGGTGGCCACGCGCTATGAGTGCGCGTACGCGGAGGCACAGATCGGCGGCGACTTCTACGCGGTGCAGGCCTCGCCGTTCGGGGTCCGGGCCCTGATCGGGGACGTACGTGGCAAGGGGCTGCCCGCGGTGTCCGCCATGGCCGTGATGACCAGCGCCTTCCGGGAGGCGGCCGGGCGGATGCCGTCGCTGCGGGCGCTGGCGGACCACCTGGACCGCGTGCTGATGCGGCTCGCGGCGGACACCGGGGACGCCACGGACTCCCTGGAGCGGTTCGCCACCGCGGTGCTGGTGGAGATCCGCGTGGACGAGGGTGTCCTGCACGTGTGCAACCGGGGCCATCCCCCGCCCTATCTGATCCGGGACGGTGAGGTGCGGTCCCTGGAGCCCGCGGTGGCGGGGCTGCCGCTGGGGATGGGGCTGCCCGAGGGCGAGGCGCCGCCCGGCACCGATACCTTCGCCTTCCGCCGTGGCGACTATCTGCTGCTGGTGACGGACGGGGTCACCGAGGCCCGGGACGCGAAGGGCACGTACTACGAACCGCGCACCGGGTTGTCCGGCCGCGGTTTCCACGGGGCGTCGCACCTGGTGGACACGCTCGTCGCGGAGGTCACCGCCTGGACGGGCGGCCAGCGACAGGACGACATGGCGATCCTGGTGCTGACCCCGCTCCCCACCCCGCCGTCCGAGCCGTCCGGATGA
- a CDS encoding GNAT family N-acetyltransferase translates to MNIHPVSFDHPDAVRLNARVQREYAERYGDSGDITPLDPAMFAPPRGLFLILYDGRGTPVASGGWRAQEADDEGYVDGDAEIKRMYVIPEARRRGLSRLVLAALEDNARAAGRIRMVLETGVTLPEAISLYVSSGYEPCARFGPYRFHELSRCYAKPLTAAAVAG, encoded by the coding sequence ATGAATATTCACCCCGTCTCGTTCGATCACCCCGACGCCGTCCGGCTCAACGCCCGGGTGCAGCGCGAATACGCCGAGCGCTATGGGGACAGTGGCGACATCACCCCCCTGGACCCGGCCATGTTCGCGCCGCCGCGGGGCCTGTTCCTGATCCTCTACGACGGTCGGGGCACCCCGGTCGCCAGTGGCGGCTGGCGCGCCCAGGAGGCCGACGACGAGGGATACGTGGACGGCGACGCGGAGATCAAGCGCATGTATGTGATCCCGGAGGCACGCCGCCGCGGGCTGTCCCGGCTGGTGCTCGCCGCACTGGAGGACAACGCCCGCGCCGCGGGCCGGATCCGGATGGTTCTGGAGACCGGTGTCACCCTGCCGGAAGCGATCTCCCTCTACGTCTCCAGCGGCTACGAGCCCTGTGCCCGGTTCGGGCCCTACCGCTTCCACGAGCTCAGCCGCTGCTACGCCAAGCCGCTCACCGCCGCCGCGGTCGCGGGCTGA